AAGCGGCCCGTCTGCAAAAGCTTGGCTCCCACGCTGCAGGGGAAGGCGCTCCACTCCGCACCCACGCCAGCCTTTTCCGCTACAGCGTTGCCGAGCCAGCGGCCAGTGGGGTATCTGGCGTGGCTCAGGGCTGCTATACAGTACATGGTCTCTACCTCTAGTGGCTGCTATACAGTCAATTGTCTCTACCTCTCGTGGCTACTATACAGTACATGGTCTCTACATCTAGTGGCTGCTTAAAGTATATCGTCTTTACCTCTTGTGGCTACTGTACAGTATATAgtctctacctctagtagctgcttaaagTATATTGTCTCTATCTCTAGTAGCTGCTCAAAGTATATCGTCTCTACATCTAGTGGCTGCTTAAAGTATATCGTCTCTACCTCTTGTGGCTACTATACAGTATATAGTCTCTGCatctagtagctgcttacAGTATATCgtctctacctctagtagctgcttaaagTATATCGTCTCTACCTCTTGTGGCTACTATACAGTATATAgtctctacctctagtagctgcttacAGTATATCgtctctacctctagtagctgcttagaGTATATCGTCTCTGCATCTTGTGGCTACTATACAGTATATTgtctctacctctagtagctgcttacAGTATATTGTCTCTACCTCTAGTGGCTGCTTAAAGTATATCGTCTCTGCATCTTGTGGCTACTATACAATATATAGTCTCTACCTCTAGTCGCTGCTATACAGTACATCGTCTCCACCTCCAGTAGCTGCTGTTGGCTGGTGGCGGCATCATGCAGCCTGCAGCCTGCAGTCAGCATTCCAGCGTTCCACACTCACGTCCCCGTCACGGCGCATGCCCGGCAGAGACAGTCCATGCGCCTGTCGTGGCCGGCCAGTGCCGCGGTTGAGCTCAACGCGTTGTGTCTGCTGGACCGCCCGGCCAACCACGCCTGCTCGTGCAGCATGTGAAAGCCCCAGTGTGTGTGAGCAAGGCGTTCAACACCCTCAGGAGTCAGCACGCTGCCTCGCCATTTCTCTCCTCTCCCCCCCTCTCCCGCCTCAACACCCCCGTGCAAGACAGCCGCTGGACCGCGGCCTAGACACGCCCGCCTGACCTCCACCGGCGCTGCTCGGTCGCGCACTAGCCTCTCCACACGAAGCTGACCTCACTCCGTCATACTTTCGCTCGTTGCCCAAAAGCACCGACCCAGCCGTGTGAGCGCAGCGCATAGACCGCGCCCACCAGAAGCTTGCATGTGAATCAGCGCTGAGGCCCGCCAGATAAAGGCACAGCGCCGCTGCATCGACCCAGCGACTCCCGCCTGCCTGCACTGCCTCACGCACTGCATCACCGCTACCGTCCCACTCCACCATGAACTACCTGCGCTCCGTCGCCGGCGGCGTCTCCAAGGGCTGGAACTCGATCAACCCGGCCACGCTCAGCGGCGCCATCGACACCATCGTCGTCGAGCGCGAAGATGGCTCCATGGCTTGCTCGCCCTTCCACGTCCGCTTCGGCAAATACCAGATCCTGCGCCCCTCGGACAAAAAGGTCGAGTTCCGCGTCAACGGCGAGCTCCAGAACTACTCCATGAAGCTcggcgagggcggcgaggccttcttcgtcttcgaaACCTCCGCCGCCATTCCCGCCGACATGCAGACCTCGCCCCTGGCCTCGCCCGCCGCCAGTCCCGAGCAGAAGCCCCTCGAGACCTCGCCCGCCCAGCTGCTCGACGACCCGGAGCCCCTCGATCTCGCCAGCATAGACAGCGGCCTGCGGAGAAGAGGACGCATGTCCATGTCCGTGCCGCCCTCGGACGCACAGTACAACGAAGCAGACTTTGGCCGCCCCGTCTCCGGCGACTGGTCCGGCTTCCATGTCCAGCGGTCCCAGACAGACACCGTCGTTCCCTCTGGGAATGACGACTTCCCCGCCCATCTCGACGGCGTCAAGGAGCATGGCCCGCTCGAGATCAGCAGAGAGGATGCCACGAGGTGGAACCGAACAGCCCGCTCAGCGAGTCCCCCGCCCGTCTCGCAGGCCGAGGCCCTGGCCCGTGCCATCAAGCTGTCCAAGAAGCTTTTCACCTCCAACATCCCGAACAAGGTCACCGACAGCGGAGACCTCGAGCTGGACATGACAGGCTACAAGAGCAGCGAGCAGGACGCTCTGCGCGCCGAGGTCCTGGCGAGAAACATCTTGTCAGACGAGCTGGCGGGAGACTACGACATTGGCGCACTGATTGGCGCCGACGAGAACGGAAACCTTTGGATCTACAGCAGCGAGGAAGCCAAGGCAGCCGCCATGCAAAAGACCGCCCACAGCGTCTTCAGCGAGCCTTCCCTCGACGCAGTCTCCGATCCTGGCTACCAAAGCGACAGCGGTGTCAGCGATACATCCGCTGGATTTCCTCCCCACACGCGCAACGACTCGGACAGCGCCCTTGGCCTCTCCGCTCCCCACTCCCCCGAGCAGCAGCAAAAGAAGACCGAAACGCGCAACTATGCCAAAACCCTGCGTCTCACCAGCGACCAGCTGAAGGACCTTAATCTGAAACCAGGCCAGAACACAATGTCCTTCACCGTCAACCGCTCCAAATGCGAAGCCTACATGTTCTACTGGCAGCACTCTGTCCCCATCGTCATCTCCGACATTGACGGCACAATCACAAAGTCGGATGCCCTCGGTCACATCTTGAACGTCATCGGGCGCGACTGGACACACAAGGGGGTTGCAAAGCTCTACACCGACATCGTCAACAACGGATACAACATCTTCTACCTCACTTCTAGAAGTGTAGGGCAGGCAGACACGACAAGAGCGTACCTCAACGGGGTGGTGCAGGAGGATTACAAGCTGCCTAGAGGGCCGGTGATCATGAGTCCAGATCGCACCATCGCGGCACTGAGGAGGGAGGTCTACCTTCGCAAGCCAGAAGTCTTCAAAATGGCGTGCTTGAGGGACATCATGCAACTCTTCGACAAGCCTGCCGGCCAAACACCCTTTTACGCGGGCTTTGGAAATCGCTTCACAGACGCGCTCTCCTACCGCAGCGTCAACATCCCATCCACGCGCATCTTCACAATCAACTCCAACGCCGAGGTCAGCCTCGACGTCCTCTCCCTCAACAGCTACAAGACCGGATATGCCTCCATGCGTGAGATTGTCGACCACTTCTTCCCGCCCGTGGGCCTCTTGGTACCCGCCGGTGGAGAGAACTTTACCGACTTCAACTACTGGCGCGACAAGCCGCTCGACATGGAGGACTTTACCGACAGCGAGGATGAGAGCGATGATGAGCAGACTGAGGCGGGGAGCTACCGCAGCGAAGACGAGGGCGAGCAGGGAGAAGATCTTGAGGCGTCGTACATGACCAACGAGAGCGTCGACGAAGAGGCAATGGAAGATTCGATACTGGAGAGCGTCGAGGGCAACTATGGAGAATACCTCGGCGAGGACCTCGACGCTCCCTACGACCAAGACAACGCAGAGTATGAGGAGGGAGACGAGTACAGCGAGGAAGAAACGGAGATTGAGGAACCCATTGAGCGAAAAGACTTTGTGCCTGCACCGACAACGCCGACCGAAGACCGTGTCCTATCCAAGAAACAGAGCGTCCCGGGCATCTCCGAGCGCATGGCCGAGCGCATGGCCGAGCGCATGAACACACTCGACATACACGAGTCCACACCAACCCCCAAGGACAGTCCGAGGAGGTAGTTCAGCCCGGACACGGGCAGGAGCCAGACACGACTGCTCACACATGAAACTGCGTCCCGCACTCTCCATCATTCCATCACAGCCCCACCACCGTCGCCATAGGCCCAACCGGCCACACCGAGGACGGAGTCTGGAGGTGCGAAGGAGTGGAAGTGACGGCAGGGCTCTGTATTGATCCTCTACTTGTAGACCACTCTTCCATGGCAGATGAGGGAtagacgaagacgacgacgacgacgacgacgacgacgacgacgacgacgacgacgacaacaacaacaacaacaccaacgaCAATTATCAAACGAGGCGTTCTAATCACATCTTGCACAGGCCGGCATGGCCTAACAACAGCGTTATAGAATTGAGGATAGTTAGTTGCATACCATAGCATAGCGAGTGTATAGAAGTTTCACTACTTTTCTCCAAGACACGTCCTGTTCCACAGTGCCTGAACGCATTGCGTTGCGTCACTATTATTATTATCATCTGTAGATTACTCTTCTATAGCATATAAGAGATAGATAGccacaacaacaataacaacaataatAAAAATAACAACAAAAATAACCATCACACAAATGCGTTCCAATCCCTTTGTGCATAGGCTAGCATTGCAAAAGTTAACAACAGCGTTATAAAATAAACAACACCTTGTTCCATACCACAGCATAGCAAGTATACAGAAATTCTACCACTTTTCCTTAGAAGAGTCAAGACGTCTCTATTCTACAGTGCTTAAACGCAtcgcaccgcaccgcaccgcaccgcaccgcaccgcaccatctcatctcatctcattCCATCTCGTTTCACGTCAACACACACACACCCTCGAGTTCGACCTCCCCGTGATGGTGCGCAGGATGGGTGCCTGCCTGCTTTTTCTTTTCCGCGCGCTTAGGGGAGCCGCGTGGTGTGGTGCGTGGCTGCGCTGTTAGCGTGCGAAACGCAGCGAGCGAGCGATTTTTAGCATGCAAACGAACCAACTGGACTAGACTGGACTAGACTGTACTGGGCTGGACAAAATGCAGACAGGATTGGAAGTGGAACACGAGGAAGTTATTGCGCATTGGGTATCATgttctactctctctttctttcTCATCTCACTTCACTTTGCCTCCGATCCTCAAACTCCACCTCCATCTCCACCTCCTCTGCGATGGTGGGCAGGATCTGATAGCGCCCGCTTTTCCCCGCGCGCTTGAGGCAGCGACTCGCGTGCAGCAAGTGCCCGCGCTTCTGCCTCACAAACGCCGCGAAGCACGCAGCGCTGACGGCGACGGCAGCGGCGCTGATGTACACGGGGTACTTGAAGTCCTCGGGGCGGTAGAAGATGATGGTGGTCGCGAAGCTGAGCAGCTCGAAGACATTCTGCAGCGACATTTCGGTCGCGGAGAAGGAGCCGCGCGACGACGCGGGGATGTCTTCTTGCACTAGGTACTGCACGCATAGATCGAACCCCCACAGGCCGAGCCGGCTGAGAGCGACGCCGGCGACGAGGGCAAGGCTGGCGAGCTTGAGGTGCGTTTGTGTCGTTGTGGCCGCGAAGAAGGTGATGGCTAGCACAATGGAGAGGAGCTGCTCGTTTATGAACCACAACCCGGAGCGCACGGCGCCGATTTTGTTCATCAGGAGTGGCGCTGCGCAGGTGGCGGAGAGTTCGAGAATGACGGCTGCGAGCCGCATGATGGATACGTGGGTGCTGGTGAAGCCGAGGGTGAGGAGGTAGGTGGTCATCTGCGAGGCGAAGCTGAGGACGGTGAGGTAGAGCAGGGAGAGGGAGAAGGAGGCGAGGAAGGCTGGGTTTTGGATGTAATCCTTCCATGGTCGCATGTTGTTCTTGAGGGCGTGCAGGGTGGATCGTGACGGGACGGCGTGTGTGCCGGCGTGTGTGCCGGCCGGTGCGTCCAGGGTTTCAGCTGATGCCGCGGTGGTGTTTCCTTGCTGTTTTCCGTGGCCAAGCTCAGGTACCGCAGCGTACACCTGCGCGATGGCGAAATACTCGGCGAGCACGCTGATGGCGTTCTGTCCAAATACAATCCAGATGGCGAGTCTTGTCGAGTATCCGTCGAGCAAACCGATGGCAAGCGGTGCGATCAGCTTGCAGATCAAATCGATGCGGCGCATTGCGCTGTTCAGCTCTAATCTGTCGACGCCCAAACTATCCGAGACAACAATGATCCAATCTCTTTCGACGGCGACTGTGTTGGCGACAAAAGCCAGCTTCTCCACGCCTGCTAGTGCAACCACGACAGCAAACAGCCCATGCAGCACCAGGCCGCCCAGAGACTTGCCAGCCAGCAGCACAATCAGAATGAGGCACGACAGTGCGACAGACAGCCGCTGCCATACGATGCTTTGGCGCACTACATGGAGCCGGTTCTTGCTGTCGACCAAGCTGCCGATCCAAGAGCCAAAgacggcggcagcagcagatcTGAACAGCGCATAACACGATGCGAAGAACAGGGTCCCGGGGAAAATGGCCGCGAGGAAGATGACGGCACCGAACTCGAAGGTTCGCGCGTTCCAGGTGGAGAGGGTGTGTGATATATATAGACGGTAGAGCAGTGCTTTCGGAGATTTGTTCTGGCCTTGACGCTCGGCGGGGTACTGGCCCGCGTCTGACGGCAGGGTGCCTGTCGACGCACGCGACGCAAGACTCATGGTGGTTGTAATCGTATGTAGGAGTGAATGAGGACCATGAGGGGCAGAGGGCGAGGGAGAGAAGTCATACTGAGCCTTGACCTGGTGATCAGGCGCTGTGGCCGACGGACATCTGGGCAAGCCGAAACCGCTGGTGCTCGTGCTGGACCCTTCTGATCTGCACCTGCCTAGGCGGGTTCAGGCTAGACTCGCAGATGGTGCATTCACTTTCAACGTCGCGTTGCTCTCTCCCCACCTTGCAACCTGGTCACCCCACAACGTCGTGCGCTGGTCGCTTCCGGTCTGTCGTGTGTGGTTTGACATGCCCAGCGTCCCATGGATCCCCATGCTTCCCAGCCACCGTTGTCGACACTAGCAGACCACTAATTCCAGGGTCTGCCAGTCTCAATGCTTGGTAGTCTTTGATAGTGATAACTAGCCTCGGGGTCTCGAGATGATATCTGCCTTACTCGCCGCACGGCTATCATCGAACCTCATCTTCAATTGTCCATGCGTTCCTGGCGAAGCCTGCACACGCACGGCAAACACGGCAAACATGGAGCTTAGGTAAGGCAGAATCTCTGGGCGTGCGAACCCCAACTGCTACGCTCCGCAAGCATTCCAGTCGGCCCTTGTGAGCTTCATTCCCCAGCCACGAATGCCACGTTCTTTTCGAAGCCTGAGACGAGG
This genomic interval from Ascochyta rabiei chromosome 5, complete sequence contains the following:
- a CDS encoding Phosphatidate phosphatase, which gives rise to MNYLRSVAGGVSKGWNSINPATLSGAIDTIVVEREDGSMACSPFHVRFGKYQILRPSDKKVEFRVNGELQNYSMKLGEGGEAFFVFETSAAIPADMQTSPLASPAASPEQKPLETSPAQLLDDPEPLDLASIDSGLRRRGRMSMSVPPSDAQYNEADFGRPVSGDWSGFHVQRSQTDTVVPSGNDDFPAHLDGVKEHGPLEISREDATRWNRTARSASPPPVSQAEALARAIKLSKKLFTSNIPNKVTDSGDLELDMTGYKSSEQDALRAEVLARNILSDELAGDYDIGALIGADENGNLWIYSSEEAKAAAMQKTAHSVFSEPSLDAVSDPGYQSDSGVSDTSAGFPPHTRNDSDSALGLSAPHSPEQQQKKTETRNYAKTLRLTSDQLKDLNLKPGQNTMSFTVNRSKCEAYMFYWQHSVPIVISDIDGTITKSDALGHILNVIGRDWTHKGVAKLYTDIVNNGYNIFYLTSRSVGQADTTRAYLNGVVQEDYKLPRGPVIMSPDRTIAALRREVYLRKPEVFKMACLRDIMQLFDKPAGQTPFYAGFGNRFTDALSYRSVNIPSTRIFTINSNAEVSLDVLSLNSYKTGYASMREIVDHFFPPVGLLVPAGGENFTDFNYWRDKPLDMEDFTDSEDESDDEQTEAGSYRSEDEGEQGEDLEASYMTNESVDEEAMEDSILESVEGNYGEYLGEDLDAPYDQDNAEYEEGDEYSEEETEIEEPIERKDFVPAPTTPTEDRVLSKKQSVPGISERMAERMAERMNTLDIHESTPTPKDSPRR